From a single Rosa rugosa chromosome 7, drRosRugo1.1, whole genome shotgun sequence genomic region:
- the LOC133720177 gene encoding serine/threonine-protein kinase CTR1 isoform X2 has translation MEMPSRRSNYTLLSQVPDDHFAATTATSFYESEGKNNNNKAKGDSRGFDWETGGPEYRAAPANRIGNVYSSVGLQRQSSGSSFGGSSLSGEYYAPTLSTTAANEIDGFGYVNDDGFKTGGGGGEFRGKGGGMDGAVGPPGGSSSGKSWAQQTEESYQLQLALALRLSSEATCADDPNFLDRVPDESSSRSSSSADAVSHRFWVNGCLSYFDKVPDGFYLIHGIDSYVWSMCTDVQESGRIPSIESLRSVDPGTGSSIEVVLIDRRSDPSLKELQNRVVSISCACITTTEIVDQLAKLVCSRMGGSASVGEAEFFSIWRESSDDLKDCLGSVVVPIGSLSIGLCRHRALLFKVLADTIDLPCRIAKGCKYCTRDDASSCLVRFGSDRELLVDLIGNPGCLCEPDSLLNGPSSISISSPLRFPRLRTVEPTIDFRSLAKQYFSDCQLLNLVFDEAPAGLGDDTSMHVDDRNPQFLKSFNPSQNIVHQQTVLKDQIPLKRIPPIGHRDISRLDTSKDSRFSEGLQVVPSKPNKELTLDVDDLDIPWSDLVLKERIGAGSFGTVHRADWHGSDVAVKILMEQEFHAERFKEFLREVTIMKRLRHPNIVLFMGAVTKPPNLSIVTEYLSRGSLYRLLHKPGPMLDERRRLNMAHDVAKGMNYLHRRNPPIVHRDLKSPNLLVDKKYTVKVCDFGLSRLKANTFLSSKSAAGTPEWMAPEVLRDEPSNEKSDVYSFGVILWELATLQQPWGNLNPAQVVAAVGFKNKRLEIPRDLNPQVASIIEACWANEPWKRPSFASIMESLRPLIKAPTPQPSHADMPILT, from the exons ATGGAAATGCCCAGTAGGAGATCGAACTACACGCTTCTCAGCCAAGTCCCCGACGATCACTTCGCGGCGACGACGGCGACGTCGTTTTACGAGTCGGAGGGGAAGAACAACAATAATAAGGCGAAGGGGGATAGCAGAGGGTTTGATTGGGAAACGGGAGGCCCCGAGTACCGGGCGGCGCCGGCGAATCGGATCGGAAACGTGTACTCGTCGGTCGGATTGCAGCGGCAGTCGAGCGGGAGCAGCTTCGGAGGGAGCTCGCTGTCCGGCGAGTACTACGCGCCGACTCTGTCGACCACGGCGGCGAATGAGATTGACGGATTCGGGTACGTCAACGACGACGGGTTTAAAACCGGCGGAGGAGGCGGTGAGTTCAGAGGGAAAGGAGGAGGGATGGATGGGGCTGTGGGCCCCCCCGGAGGTTCGTCGTCGGGGAAGAGCTGGGCGCAGCAGACTGAGGAGAGTTATCAGCTGCAGTTGGCTTTGGCGCTTCGGCTCTCGTCGGAAGCCACTTGCGCCGATGATCCTAATTTCTTGGATCGAGTGCCGGATGAATCTTCGTCGAGGTCGTCCAGCTCTGCCGATGCAGTTTCGCATCGATTTTGG GTGAATGGCTGTCTGTCATACTTTGACAAAGTGCCTGATGGGTTTTACCTTATTCATGGGATAGATTCGTATGTATGGTCTATGTGCACTGATGTGCAAGAGAGTGGTCGTATACCATCAATTGAATCACTAAGATCTGTTGATCCTGGTACTGGATCTTCCATAGAAGTGGTCTTAATCGATCGACGTAGTGATCCCAGCTTAAAGGAGCTTCAAAATAGGGTCGTCAGCATTTCTTGTGCTTGCATAACCACGACAGAGATTGTTGATCAGCTGGCAAAGCTTGTATGCAGCCGTATGGG GGGTTCAGCATCTGTAGGAGAGGCTGAATTTTTCTCCATATGGAGGGAGAGCAGTGATGATCTAAAAGATTGCTTAGGATCTGTAGTTGTTCCAATCGGCAGCCTTTCTATTGGCCTCTGTAGACATCGTGCTTTATTATTCAAG GTTCTAGCTGACACGATTGACCTACCGTGCCGAATTGCCAAAGGCTGTAAATATTGTACAAGAGATGATGCTTCCTCTTGTCTTGTTCGTTTTGGTAGTGACAG GGAATTGTTAGTTGATTTGATTGGGAATCCAGGTTGCTTATGTGAGCCTGATTCCTTGCTCAATGGTCCATCATCCATCTCAATTTCTTCACCGCTGCGGTTTCCAAGACTCAGAACAGTTGAACCTACCATTGATTTCAGGTCACTGGCCAAACAGTACTTCTCGGACTGTCAGTTGCTAAATCTTGTATTCGATGAAGCTCCGGCAG GTCTTGGTGATGACACTTCTATGCATGTTGACGATCGGAATCCCCAGTTCCTTAAATCATTTAATCCTTCTCAAAACATTGTACACCAACAAACAGTATTAAAAGATCAAATCCCCCTAAAGCGTATACCGCCTATAGGACatagagatatttcaaggttggATACAAGTAAGGACTCGAGGTTTAGTGAGGGACTTCAAGTGGTTCCTAGTAAACCAAATAAAGAGCTGACTCTCGATGTGGATGATTTGGACATTCCATGGAGTGACCTTGTACTGAAGGAGAGAATCGGTGCAG GTTCTTTTGGAACTGTTCATCGTGCTGATTGGCATGGCTCT GATGTTGCTGTGAAGATTCTTATGGAGCAAGAATTTCATGCTGAACGCTTTAAAGAGTTCTTGAGGGAG GTTACAATTATGAAACGCCTGCGGCATCCAAATATTGTGCTGTTTATGGGTGCAGTTACAAAGCCCCCAAACTTATCCATAGTCACAGAATATCTATCAAG AGGGAGCTTGTATAGGCTGTTGCATAAACCTGGCCCAATGCTGGATGAGAGGCGCCGTTTGAATATGGCTCATGATGTG GCAAAGGGGATGAATTATCTTCATAGGCGGAATCCTCCCATTGTTCATCGAGATTTAAAATCGCCAAACCTTTTGGTTGACAAAAAGTATACTGTGAAG GTTTGTGATTTTGGTCTTTCCCGATTAAAGGCCAACACCTTTCTTTCATCAAAATCAGCTGCAGGGACT CCTGAATGGATGGCACCAGAAGTCCTGCGTGATGAACCATCAAATGAGAAGTCAGATGTTTACAGTTTTGGTGTAATATTGTGGGAACTTGCGACATTGCAACAGCCCTGGGGTAATTTGAATCCAGCGCAG GTTGTGGCAGCTGTTGGTTTTAAGAACAAAAGGCTTGAGATTCCACGTGATTTGAATCCTCAAGTGGCTTCTATAATTGAGGCTTGCTGGGCCAA TGAGCCCTGGAAACGACCTTCATTTGCTAGTATCATGGAATCTTTGAGGCCATTGATTAAAGCTCCCACACCTCAACCTAGTCATGCAGACATGCCGATACTCACCTGA
- the LOC133720177 gene encoding serine/threonine-protein kinase CTR1 isoform X1, with the protein MEMPSRRSNYTLLSQVPDDHFAATTATSFYESEGKNNNNKAKGDSRGFDWETGGPEYRAAPANRIGNVYSSVGLQRQSSGSSFGGSSLSGEYYAPTLSTTAANEIDGFGYVNDDGFKTGGGGGEFRGKGGGMDGAVGPPGGSSSGKSWAQQTEESYQLQLALALRLSSEATCADDPNFLDRVPDESSSRSSSSADAVSHRFWVNGCLSYFDKVPDGFYLIHGIDSYVWSMCTDVQESGRIPSIESLRSVDPGTGSSIEVVLIDRRSDPSLKELQNRVVSISCACITTTEIVDQLAKLVCSRMGGSASVGEAEFFSIWRESSDDLKDCLGSVVVPIGSLSIGLCRHRALLFKVLADTIDLPCRIAKGCKYCTRDDASSCLVRFGSDRELLVDLIGNPGCLCEPDSLLNGPSSISISSPLRFPRLRTVEPTIDFRSLAKQYFSDCQLLNLVFDEAPAGSAGDEDNKGFSIYPKQKFTDGNNLFLVSGLGDDTSMHVDDRNPQFLKSFNPSQNIVHQQTVLKDQIPLKRIPPIGHRDISRLDTSKDSRFSEGLQVVPSKPNKELTLDVDDLDIPWSDLVLKERIGAGSFGTVHRADWHGSDVAVKILMEQEFHAERFKEFLREVTIMKRLRHPNIVLFMGAVTKPPNLSIVTEYLSRGSLYRLLHKPGPMLDERRRLNMAHDVAKGMNYLHRRNPPIVHRDLKSPNLLVDKKYTVKVCDFGLSRLKANTFLSSKSAAGTPEWMAPEVLRDEPSNEKSDVYSFGVILWELATLQQPWGNLNPAQVVAAVGFKNKRLEIPRDLNPQVASIIEACWANEPWKRPSFASIMESLRPLIKAPTPQPSHADMPILT; encoded by the exons ATGGAAATGCCCAGTAGGAGATCGAACTACACGCTTCTCAGCCAAGTCCCCGACGATCACTTCGCGGCGACGACGGCGACGTCGTTTTACGAGTCGGAGGGGAAGAACAACAATAATAAGGCGAAGGGGGATAGCAGAGGGTTTGATTGGGAAACGGGAGGCCCCGAGTACCGGGCGGCGCCGGCGAATCGGATCGGAAACGTGTACTCGTCGGTCGGATTGCAGCGGCAGTCGAGCGGGAGCAGCTTCGGAGGGAGCTCGCTGTCCGGCGAGTACTACGCGCCGACTCTGTCGACCACGGCGGCGAATGAGATTGACGGATTCGGGTACGTCAACGACGACGGGTTTAAAACCGGCGGAGGAGGCGGTGAGTTCAGAGGGAAAGGAGGAGGGATGGATGGGGCTGTGGGCCCCCCCGGAGGTTCGTCGTCGGGGAAGAGCTGGGCGCAGCAGACTGAGGAGAGTTATCAGCTGCAGTTGGCTTTGGCGCTTCGGCTCTCGTCGGAAGCCACTTGCGCCGATGATCCTAATTTCTTGGATCGAGTGCCGGATGAATCTTCGTCGAGGTCGTCCAGCTCTGCCGATGCAGTTTCGCATCGATTTTGG GTGAATGGCTGTCTGTCATACTTTGACAAAGTGCCTGATGGGTTTTACCTTATTCATGGGATAGATTCGTATGTATGGTCTATGTGCACTGATGTGCAAGAGAGTGGTCGTATACCATCAATTGAATCACTAAGATCTGTTGATCCTGGTACTGGATCTTCCATAGAAGTGGTCTTAATCGATCGACGTAGTGATCCCAGCTTAAAGGAGCTTCAAAATAGGGTCGTCAGCATTTCTTGTGCTTGCATAACCACGACAGAGATTGTTGATCAGCTGGCAAAGCTTGTATGCAGCCGTATGGG GGGTTCAGCATCTGTAGGAGAGGCTGAATTTTTCTCCATATGGAGGGAGAGCAGTGATGATCTAAAAGATTGCTTAGGATCTGTAGTTGTTCCAATCGGCAGCCTTTCTATTGGCCTCTGTAGACATCGTGCTTTATTATTCAAG GTTCTAGCTGACACGATTGACCTACCGTGCCGAATTGCCAAAGGCTGTAAATATTGTACAAGAGATGATGCTTCCTCTTGTCTTGTTCGTTTTGGTAGTGACAG GGAATTGTTAGTTGATTTGATTGGGAATCCAGGTTGCTTATGTGAGCCTGATTCCTTGCTCAATGGTCCATCATCCATCTCAATTTCTTCACCGCTGCGGTTTCCAAGACTCAGAACAGTTGAACCTACCATTGATTTCAGGTCACTGGCCAAACAGTACTTCTCGGACTGTCAGTTGCTAAATCTTGTATTCGATGAAGCTCCGGCAG GAAGTGCTGGTGATGAGGACAATAAAGGATTCTCTATTTATCCTAAGCAGAAGTTTACAGATGGAAACAACCTCTTTCTGGTTTCAGGTCTTGGTGATGACACTTCTATGCATGTTGACGATCGGAATCCCCAGTTCCTTAAATCATTTAATCCTTCTCAAAACATTGTACACCAACAAACAGTATTAAAAGATCAAATCCCCCTAAAGCGTATACCGCCTATAGGACatagagatatttcaaggttggATACAAGTAAGGACTCGAGGTTTAGTGAGGGACTTCAAGTGGTTCCTAGTAAACCAAATAAAGAGCTGACTCTCGATGTGGATGATTTGGACATTCCATGGAGTGACCTTGTACTGAAGGAGAGAATCGGTGCAG GTTCTTTTGGAACTGTTCATCGTGCTGATTGGCATGGCTCT GATGTTGCTGTGAAGATTCTTATGGAGCAAGAATTTCATGCTGAACGCTTTAAAGAGTTCTTGAGGGAG GTTACAATTATGAAACGCCTGCGGCATCCAAATATTGTGCTGTTTATGGGTGCAGTTACAAAGCCCCCAAACTTATCCATAGTCACAGAATATCTATCAAG AGGGAGCTTGTATAGGCTGTTGCATAAACCTGGCCCAATGCTGGATGAGAGGCGCCGTTTGAATATGGCTCATGATGTG GCAAAGGGGATGAATTATCTTCATAGGCGGAATCCTCCCATTGTTCATCGAGATTTAAAATCGCCAAACCTTTTGGTTGACAAAAAGTATACTGTGAAG GTTTGTGATTTTGGTCTTTCCCGATTAAAGGCCAACACCTTTCTTTCATCAAAATCAGCTGCAGGGACT CCTGAATGGATGGCACCAGAAGTCCTGCGTGATGAACCATCAAATGAGAAGTCAGATGTTTACAGTTTTGGTGTAATATTGTGGGAACTTGCGACATTGCAACAGCCCTGGGGTAATTTGAATCCAGCGCAG GTTGTGGCAGCTGTTGGTTTTAAGAACAAAAGGCTTGAGATTCCACGTGATTTGAATCCTCAAGTGGCTTCTATAATTGAGGCTTGCTGGGCCAA TGAGCCCTGGAAACGACCTTCATTTGCTAGTATCATGGAATCTTTGAGGCCATTGATTAAAGCTCCCACACCTCAACCTAGTCATGCAGACATGCCGATACTCACCTGA
- the LOC133720177 gene encoding serine/threonine-protein kinase CTR1 isoform X3 translates to MCTDVQESGRIPSIESLRSVDPGTGSSIEVVLIDRRSDPSLKELQNRVVSISCACITTTEIVDQLAKLVCSRMGGSASVGEAEFFSIWRESSDDLKDCLGSVVVPIGSLSIGLCRHRALLFKVLADTIDLPCRIAKGCKYCTRDDASSCLVRFGSDRELLVDLIGNPGCLCEPDSLLNGPSSISISSPLRFPRLRTVEPTIDFRSLAKQYFSDCQLLNLVFDEAPAGSAGDEDNKGFSIYPKQKFTDGNNLFLVSGLGDDTSMHVDDRNPQFLKSFNPSQNIVHQQTVLKDQIPLKRIPPIGHRDISRLDTSKDSRFSEGLQVVPSKPNKELTLDVDDLDIPWSDLVLKERIGAGSFGTVHRADWHGSDVAVKILMEQEFHAERFKEFLREVTIMKRLRHPNIVLFMGAVTKPPNLSIVTEYLSRGSLYRLLHKPGPMLDERRRLNMAHDVAKGMNYLHRRNPPIVHRDLKSPNLLVDKKYTVKVCDFGLSRLKANTFLSSKSAAGTPEWMAPEVLRDEPSNEKSDVYSFGVILWELATLQQPWGNLNPAQVVAAVGFKNKRLEIPRDLNPQVASIIEACWANEPWKRPSFASIMESLRPLIKAPTPQPSHADMPILT, encoded by the exons ATGTGCACTGATGTGCAAGAGAGTGGTCGTATACCATCAATTGAATCACTAAGATCTGTTGATCCTGGTACTGGATCTTCCATAGAAGTGGTCTTAATCGATCGACGTAGTGATCCCAGCTTAAAGGAGCTTCAAAATAGGGTCGTCAGCATTTCTTGTGCTTGCATAACCACGACAGAGATTGTTGATCAGCTGGCAAAGCTTGTATGCAGCCGTATGGG GGGTTCAGCATCTGTAGGAGAGGCTGAATTTTTCTCCATATGGAGGGAGAGCAGTGATGATCTAAAAGATTGCTTAGGATCTGTAGTTGTTCCAATCGGCAGCCTTTCTATTGGCCTCTGTAGACATCGTGCTTTATTATTCAAG GTTCTAGCTGACACGATTGACCTACCGTGCCGAATTGCCAAAGGCTGTAAATATTGTACAAGAGATGATGCTTCCTCTTGTCTTGTTCGTTTTGGTAGTGACAG GGAATTGTTAGTTGATTTGATTGGGAATCCAGGTTGCTTATGTGAGCCTGATTCCTTGCTCAATGGTCCATCATCCATCTCAATTTCTTCACCGCTGCGGTTTCCAAGACTCAGAACAGTTGAACCTACCATTGATTTCAGGTCACTGGCCAAACAGTACTTCTCGGACTGTCAGTTGCTAAATCTTGTATTCGATGAAGCTCCGGCAG GAAGTGCTGGTGATGAGGACAATAAAGGATTCTCTATTTATCCTAAGCAGAAGTTTACAGATGGAAACAACCTCTTTCTGGTTTCAGGTCTTGGTGATGACACTTCTATGCATGTTGACGATCGGAATCCCCAGTTCCTTAAATCATTTAATCCTTCTCAAAACATTGTACACCAACAAACAGTATTAAAAGATCAAATCCCCCTAAAGCGTATACCGCCTATAGGACatagagatatttcaaggttggATACAAGTAAGGACTCGAGGTTTAGTGAGGGACTTCAAGTGGTTCCTAGTAAACCAAATAAAGAGCTGACTCTCGATGTGGATGATTTGGACATTCCATGGAGTGACCTTGTACTGAAGGAGAGAATCGGTGCAG GTTCTTTTGGAACTGTTCATCGTGCTGATTGGCATGGCTCT GATGTTGCTGTGAAGATTCTTATGGAGCAAGAATTTCATGCTGAACGCTTTAAAGAGTTCTTGAGGGAG GTTACAATTATGAAACGCCTGCGGCATCCAAATATTGTGCTGTTTATGGGTGCAGTTACAAAGCCCCCAAACTTATCCATAGTCACAGAATATCTATCAAG AGGGAGCTTGTATAGGCTGTTGCATAAACCTGGCCCAATGCTGGATGAGAGGCGCCGTTTGAATATGGCTCATGATGTG GCAAAGGGGATGAATTATCTTCATAGGCGGAATCCTCCCATTGTTCATCGAGATTTAAAATCGCCAAACCTTTTGGTTGACAAAAAGTATACTGTGAAG GTTTGTGATTTTGGTCTTTCCCGATTAAAGGCCAACACCTTTCTTTCATCAAAATCAGCTGCAGGGACT CCTGAATGGATGGCACCAGAAGTCCTGCGTGATGAACCATCAAATGAGAAGTCAGATGTTTACAGTTTTGGTGTAATATTGTGGGAACTTGCGACATTGCAACAGCCCTGGGGTAATTTGAATCCAGCGCAG GTTGTGGCAGCTGTTGGTTTTAAGAACAAAAGGCTTGAGATTCCACGTGATTTGAATCCTCAAGTGGCTTCTATAATTGAGGCTTGCTGGGCCAA TGAGCCCTGGAAACGACCTTCATTTGCTAGTATCATGGAATCTTTGAGGCCATTGATTAAAGCTCCCACACCTCAACCTAGTCATGCAGACATGCCGATACTCACCTGA